In the Syntrophorhabdaceae bacterium genome, GCGTCCCCCCGCACCATCTCTATCGAAAACCCTCGGGCGGCCGCGGCTTCCCCGGCAAGTTTGAGCCCCTCCCGGGAACGCTCCAACCCCGTTACGGGAATGCCAATCGACGCAAGGTACAGGGCGTCCCTTCCGCTGCCCATGGCAATATCGGCCACGCGACGGCCCTCAAAGAGGTGCGCGTATCGCACGAGAAGGTCGTGGGGGTCATCGGCTCCGTCGTAGAAGCCTTTTCGATACCTCTCGTCCCAGTCTGGTGCTCCATGGCCGTTTCTTTCTTTCCTCATCCCCGAAATCCCTCCGCGATAGTATTATAGTCCACCAACGGCCCCTAAGGGATAGCTTTTTTTTATTCCCGGTGATATATAAGACCCATGGCCATCAAAATAGTCTTTCTCGATTGCGACGGCACACTCACAACCGTCAAGAGCAGCTGGGAATACCTTCATCGGCGCCTTAAGTTGTGGACGGACAATGCGGACGAATACCAGGCGCTCTTCAGGCAGGGTGCAATCGATTACCACGAGTTCTGCAGGAGGGACGCCCTCCTGTGGAGGGGCCTTCCCGTTGCGAACGTGGAATCCGTCATTCACGAGATACCCTATCAGCGCGGTGCGGCGGAGCTTGTCGGGCGCCTCAGGGATTCCGGCATTATCACGGTCGTGGTCTCCACGGGGCTTTCCATCCTGGTCGAGAAGGTTAGAAGGGAGCTTTCCATCGATTTTTCCTTCTCCAACGACCTTCTTTCCCGGGACGGCTGTCTGTCGGGGGAAATACGCGTAAATGTCGACTACGACCTTAAGGGCCCCATTGTTCGCCGGACGCTCCAACGCTGCGGCCTGTCCTATGAGGAGGCTTCCGCGGTAGGCGACGGTGAAGGCGACAGGGGCATGTTCGAAGAGGTCTGCCTGCCCATCGCTTTCAACACCAACGGGGACTCCTTGAATTTCCCCGGGCGCACCGTATATATTGAAGATCTTTGTGCAGCAAAATCCTTCCTGGGGGTTGCCTGATGAAAAGGTTTGTCGGACGGTCCGCCGCGCTTCTGTGTCTCTCCCTTCTGTTGCTTATCCCCTCGTGCGCGCCAAAGAAGGTGCAGATCCTGGACATGCCCGAGGGTGCCCGCGGCGACGTGGTGCAGGTCGCCCTCGCCCAGCAGGGCAAGAAGTACCGCAGCGGCAACAAGGGGCCTGATTATTTCGACTGCAGCGGCCTCGTTTATTTCAGCTACAGGCAGGCAGGCATTTCCGTCCCGCTCACCGCTGAGGCCCAGGGACGCTACGGCGCCGAGATATCGCGCGGCGATGTCCAGCCGGGGGATCTCGTTCTTTTCAAGATCAAGCGCGATGACCACATCGGCATCATGATCAACAACGCTGACTTTGTCCACGCCTCCAAATCGAGGGGCATTGCCATTGATTCGCTGGAGTCCGCCTACTGGCGCAGGTACCTGGTGGGGTTCAGAAAGTTGCTGTAGGCGCGCCGGGGCATTCCTGAGGATGCGGAATTGTGGACACCCGGCGGCGCCCGCCGACTAAAAATTGTTGACTTGGGCAGAAATGTCCTGTAGACTTGAAACAAGCTACCCGGCACATTACCATTGACAAGATTCTCAGTCACACTAGAGTTGATTCTATGCCCTTGAGGTACTAGTAGTTTTCCACATATGTTGAAAAGTTGTTGAAAAAATCCATACCATGTCCGATATCCTTTCACAAATAAAGCCTAAGATTGCCTCGATTGTCAGTGAGGACAGCTTCAAGACCTGGATAGAGCCCCTGAGCTTCATCGATCTTCAGAACCAGAATTGTCGCATAGGTGTACCCAATGCCTTCTTCCGTGACTGGGTGTCGGAAAACTTCGAGCCCATCATCATCAGCCTTCTTAAGGACGTCACCAAGGGGGATATCAGGATAGAATACGTGCTCAATCGTGATGAAAAAATCGAGGAGAAGAAGAAGGTTATTATCAGGAGATCGGCGAATTACAGCCAGTTCAATCCGAAGTACACCTTTGAAAACTTCGTTGTCGGCACGAGCAACCAGTTTGCCAACGCCGCATGCCTTGCGGTATCGACCAACCCCGGAAAGACCTATAATCCCCTTTTCATATATGGGGGTGTTGGCCTCGGCAAGACACACCTGCTCAATGCGGTCGGCAATTTTCTTGTCAGGCATGGAACCATAAACCCTGAGCGCATATGTTATATCACGGCGGAAACCTTTACCAACGAACTCATCAATTCCATACGATATGAAAAAATGGAGGACTTTCGCAACAGATTCCGCAAAATGGATATCATTCTCATTGATGATATACAGTTCATCGCCGGCAAGGAAAGGACACAGGCGGAGTTCT is a window encoding:
- a CDS encoding HAD-IB family phosphatase; amino-acid sequence: MAIKIVFLDCDGTLTTVKSSWEYLHRRLKLWTDNADEYQALFRQGAIDYHEFCRRDALLWRGLPVANVESVIHEIPYQRGAAELVGRLRDSGIITVVVSTGLSILVEKVRRELSIDFSFSNDLLSRDGCLSGEIRVNVDYDLKGPIVRRTLQRCGLSYEEASAVGDGEGDRGMFEEVCLPIAFNTNGDSLNFPGRTVYIEDLCAAKSFLGVA
- a CDS encoding C40 family peptidase, whose translation is MKRFVGRSAALLCLSLLLLIPSCAPKKVQILDMPEGARGDVVQVALAQQGKKYRSGNKGPDYFDCSGLVYFSYRQAGISVPLTAEAQGRYGAEISRGDVQPGDLVLFKIKRDDHIGIMINNADFVHASKSRGIAIDSLESAYWRRYLVGFRKLL
- the dnaA gene encoding chromosomal replication initiator protein DnaA; its protein translation is MSDILSQIKPKIASIVSEDSFKTWIEPLSFIDLQNQNCRIGVPNAFFRDWVSENFEPIIISLLKDVTKGDIRIEYVLNRDEKIEEKKKVIIRRSANYSQFNPKYTFENFVVGTSNQFANAACLAVSTNPGKTYNPLFIYGGVGLGKTHLLNAVGNFLVRHGTINPERICYITAETFTNELINSIRYEKMEDFRNRFRKMDIILIDDIQFIAGKERTQAEFFHTFNTLYDNMKQIVVTSDKFPRDIENFEERLKSRFEWGLVADIQLPDIETKVAILNKKAEAEKIDLPLDVAFFIANNSEDSIRSLEGTLIRVGAYASLNNTSITTDLVKRIMSHIIKEKNKEITIDMIVKEVCSHFSVTTGDIRSGKRIRSIMMPRQVAMYLSRKMTDSSLVSIGQKFGGKDHATVLHSIKKIDGELNVKKELKNAVEKIIHKLKST